CTGTGCCCCAATCCTGGTGTGTGGCGTGTACCAGTTTGGGATAATTTTCAGCTTCAAACAGGGGATAAGACTGCACATCAGCACGAATTTCAACCCCTGCAGGGGCCAGGCTTTCACAGAGCAGGGGGATCAGGTCTGGGGCGATCAGATGGTGAACCAAAAGGGTATCCAGTGCGTTGCAAACCGTGGGGCGCTGCACTTTGGCATTGTAAATCACAGGCACAGCGGCATCGAGATCGAGAAAGGCATCGGCATAGAGATGGCAAACCCCAATGCCCCCCGTGATGACGGGAATGGTGCTGTTTTCTAGGCAGAAACGGTGGAGTTCTGCACCGCCACGGGGAATCAGCATATCGATATACTTGTCGAGATGCAGCATCTGTTTGACCAAGTCGCGATCTGGGCTGTCGATCAATTGAATACTCTTGGGGTTCAGTTGCGCTTCCTGAAGTGCGGTTTGAAGGATACGCACCAGCACCTTATTGGTGCGCAGGGTTTCTTTGCCACCGCGTAAAATAACCGCATTGCCTGTTTTAAAACAGAGCACGGCGACATCGACCGTGACATTGGGACGAGATTCATAAATAACGCCCACCACTCCCAAAGGGGTGCGCCGCCGTTTGATTTTTAAGCCATGGGGCAGCAAACGCTGATCAAATTCTTGCCCCACAGGGTCTTCAAGACGGGCGACGGCTTCAACTTCGCGGGCCATGCCCTCAATTCTCGCTGCATCGAGGCGCAGACGGTCGAGCATGGCTTCAGAAAGCCCCTGTTCTTTGGCTTCACTGTAGTCAAGAAAATTTGAGGCGAGAATTTCTTCCTGGTGTTGACGCAAGGCCTGTGCCAAATTGAGCAAAATCTGATTTTTGAATTCAGTCTTTAAGCGGGCCAATTCACGGGCCGCTTGTTTCGCTTGCCGACCCAAGGTTTCTAAATCAGGGGCTGTTGCTGTCATTGGGGCGCACCTCGAGATTTTTTTTTCAGATTAGCATACTTAAGGGCCTGAGCGAAATTTTGTCTGAGCCTAAGTCTGACAGAAATGAATGCTCCTTGTTTGAACGCTTCAAAGGGCTTTAAACTGCCTTGTTTTTCCAGGCGGCTTCAAGCTGAGACTGCTCTGTTTGAGACAGTTTTAATTGCGCATAAAAAATTTGCTGAAGTGTTTTTTCAAGCTTTAAGCTGGGGCGTTTTCCAGCTTTCAATTCCGCTAAAAGGCTTTTGAAAGCAGCATACTCATTCTTGGGTCTCAAAACTGGCATTTGTGCCAAAGGACGGTGGTAAAGCTCAAGCAGTTTGCCTTTGCGTTTGCCTTCACAACTCAGCCAAAGCCATGCCAAGGGGCTGTTTAGCCATGCCAAGAGCCAGGGCAGAATATTGTCTGCCGCCTGAGCGGTGATGAAATAGACATCGGCACTGGCATACCAGGGCGTTTCGTTCCACGCTGCCAATGCTGTTTGGCTGCGCTGCGGCAAAACAAGTTTGGGGCCCTCAAAAATCGAGGCTTGTCGAGGCCAATGCAATTGCCACCAGGGCATTCTTCCCAATTGAACTTCGCGCCGGGCTGCCAGAATTGGATAATAGTCTTCTAAATGTTGGTATAGCCTGTCTTGAGGGGTGAGAAGGGCTTGGCGATCTGTATAAATAATCAGGTTTTTTGATTGTGTCTGAGCTGTCCAGGGCTCAATATCTGAGTTTTTGAACCAAGGGCGTAAAAGCTGTCGCTCATGCTCTTTTATGGGCCAGGAATGAATTTTTTTTTGATCCAAAACAAAGATACCAGATCCGGGTGGCTGTTTGATTCCGAATTTTTTACAGTGACCAAGTGTCAGGCGATCTGCGCCACTGACCAACCCTTGATGCAGTTGAGCGAAATCTTCTAATCGCGTAGGTTGTTTGCGAATTTTTTCAAGAATGCCCTCTAGGGTCGTGTCGAGAATTTGCAAACGCACGGGCTGGGCCATGCTAAGCTCGGGGCCTCTGAAAATTTCATCTTGACGCATTTCTCTGCGTATAAAAGCTGAAGTTGTTTGATTCAGAAGGTTATCGAGTGCCGCTTCTTTGAATTGACCTTTGCGTATGCACAGATTTAAACTCACTGGTAGCTCGGGTGCGTATCCCCGTTCAAAGACGGTTACAAGATT
The sequence above is drawn from the bacterium (Candidatus Blackallbacteria) CG13_big_fil_rev_8_21_14_2_50_49_14 genome and encodes:
- a CDS encoding glutamate-5-semialdehyde dehydrogenase encodes the protein MTATAPDLETLGRQAKQAARELARLKTEFKNQILLNLAQALRQHQEEILASNFLDYSEAKEQGLSEAMLDRLRLDAARIEGMAREVEAVARLEDPVGQEFDQRLLPHGLKIKRRRTPLGVVGVIYESRPNVTVDVAVLCFKTGNAVILRGGKETLRTNKVLVRILQTALQEAQLNPKSIQLIDSPDRDLVKQMLHLDKYIDMLIPRGGAELHRFCLENSTIPVITGGIGVCHLYADAFLDLDAAVPVIYNAKVQRPTVCNALDTLLVHHLIAPDLIPLLCESLAPAGVEIRADVQSYPLFEAENYPKLVHATHQDWGTEFLDLVLSVRMVEDLDEALDHIAQYSSGHSEAILTLKSEHAERFLDEVDSAAVYVNASTRFTDGAQFGLGAEVAVSTQKLHARGPMALEGLTTYKWLVEGRWSVRP